The Thunnus albacares chromosome 11, fThuAlb1.1, whole genome shotgun sequence genome contains a region encoding:
- the stx19 gene encoding syntaxin-19 has protein sequence MRDRLEELQQRAQEFSDAATENTNPFPAEGDNDDSAVVGVITPQAVVFEEEPVVENFLSEVQQIRDDITVLDTEVLKFTQQQKTLVATMRRFSVMKKESSITRDIKLRAESLHRRLDALSKQVQRTEDQQGPTAVTTRIQRSQYAALYRKFQQVMRQYNEGLLTKQECCKHFIIRQLEVSGRDVTEEEVNEMVATGKWEVFNENLLNDAKITRSQLSEIEQRHKELLSLENNMNELRDLFMDIFMLVEEQGAYIEHIQTSVERTQDYVAASNEKFKMAARYKKKNPLRQLCCCCCPPWRCCL, from the exons ATGAGAGACCGCTTGGAGGAATTACAGCAGAGGGCTCAAGAGTTTTCTGATGCAGCAACTGAGAATACCAACCCTTTCCCAGCGGAGGGTGATAATGATGACTCTGCCGTGGTCGGGGTCATAACGCCACAGGCTGTGGTGTTTGAGGAGGAGCCAGTTGTTGAGAATTTCCTGTCAGAGGTTCAGCAAATCCGAGATGACATCACAGTGCTGGACACAGAA GTCCTTAAGTTTACCCAACAGCAGAAGACACTGGTTGCAACCATGCGTCGTTTCAGTGTAATGAAGAAGGAGAGCAGCATAACCCGGGACATCAAGCTACGAGCAGAAAGCCTCCACCGACGTTTAGATGCTCTTTCAAAACAGGTCCAAAGAACTGAAGACCAGCAGGGACCAACTGCTGTTACAACAAGAATACAacgctcccagtatgcagctcTTTACCGCAAATTCCAGCAG GTAATGCGACAGTATAATGAAGGTCTGCTGACCAAGCAGGAGTGCTGTAAGCACTTCATTATCCGGCAGCTGGAGGTATCAGGAAGAGACgtaacagaggaggaggtgaatgAGATGGTTGCCACAGGAAAATGGGAGGTCTTCAATGAGAACCTGCTAAATGATGCCAAAATCACACGGTCACAACTATCTGAGATCGAACAGCGGCACAAG GAGCTGTTGAGCCTGGAGAACAATATGAACGAGCTGAGGGACCTCTTCATGGACATTTTCATGTTGGTGGAGGAACAAGGGGCTTACATCGAACACATCCAGACCAGCGTAGAGAGGACACAGGATTATGTGGCAGCGTCTAATGAAAAGTTCAAGATGGCTGCCAGGTACAAGAAGAAGAACCCACTTCGacagctgtgctgctgctgctgccctccCTGGAGATGCTGCTTATAA